The proteins below come from a single Hippocampus zosterae strain Florida chromosome 5, ASM2543408v3, whole genome shotgun sequence genomic window:
- the aqp10a gene encoding aquaporin-10a — MSKNLAVMLKRRVLRVRNALLRECLAEFLGTFVLMLFGCSAAAQVKTSRETKGQFLSINMSFSVGVMSAMYLTKGITGAHLNPAVTLSFCVLGQVPWKRMLPYWLFQVLGAYVASALVYMVYFDAIMEFSGGILTVYGPNETASIFATYPSEYVTLSTSFLDQVVGTGMLMLCILGLDEKRNTPAPRELIPVIVAVVVLGISMSMSGNCGAAINPARDLGPRLLTLTAGWGSEVFTCYNYWFWVPLVAPLVGGVSGSLIYLIFIHWHLPDSVPPQETDTSSNSSDVIKQAANTPLIGIELKTASF, encoded by the exons ATGTCCAAGAACCTGGCAGTCATGTTGAAGCGACGTGTCTTGCGGGTGAGGAATGCTCTGTTGAGAGAGTGCTTGGCCGAGTTCTTGGGCACTTTTGTCTTGATG CTTTTCGGCTGCTCAGCGGCAGCGCAGGTGAAGACCAGCAGGGAGACCAAAGGCCAGTTTTTGTCCATCAACATGTCCTTCTCAGTGGGCGTAATGTCGGCCATGTACCTCACCAAAGGCATCACAG GGGCCCATCTGAATCCGGCCGTAACACTCAGTTTCTGTGTGTTGGGCCAGGTGCCATGGAAGAGGATGCTGCCCTATTGGCTCTTCCAAGTTCTGGGAGCATATGTTGCATCAGCGCTTGTCTACATGGTCTACTTCG ATGCAATAATGGAGTTTAGTGGCGGAATACTGACTGTGTATGGACCAAATGAGACGGCATCCATATTTGCCACATATCCTTCCGAGTACGTCACCTTGAGCACAAGTTTCCTCGACCAG GTGGTGGGCACCGGCATGCTTATGTTATGCATCCTCGGTCTGGACGAGAAGAGGAACACCCCGGCTCCTCGCGAGCTGATCCCCGTTATCGTGGCGGTCGTCGTGCTGGGCATCTCCATGTCCATGTCGGGCAACTGCGGGGCGGCCATAAACCCTGCCCGCGATCTAGGACCTCGACTTCTTACACTGACTGCAGGGTGGGGCTCGGAGGTCTTCAC GTGTTACAACTACTGGTTCTGGGTACCTCTGGTGGCCCCACTTGTCGGGGGTGTTTCAGGTTCGTTAATCTATTTAATCTTCATCCACTGGCACCTGCCCGACTCGGTTCCCCCCCAAGAGACGGACACGTCCTCCAATTCCAGCGATGTCATTAAACAGGCCGCAAACACGCCACTGATAGGGATTGAGTTAAAGACGGCGTCATTCTGA